One window of Salegentibacter sp. Hel_I_6 genomic DNA carries:
- the ileS gene encoding isoleucine--tRNA ligase: MSNKFPEYKGLDLPKVAEEILSYWKENDIFEKSVTTREGKEPFVFFEGPPSANGLPGIHHVMARAIKDIFCRYKTQKGYQVKRKAGWDTHGLPVELGVEKELGITKEDIGNKISVEKYNEACKNAVMRYTDVWNDLTEKIGYWVDMEDPYVTYKSKYMETVWWLLSEIYKKDLIYKGYTIQPYSPKAGTGLSSHELNQPGTYQDVTDTTVTAMFKITDASAASVKEDLEGAFLIAWTTTPWTLPSNTALTVGPKIEYVSVKTYNQYTFEPITILVAKALAKAQFDKKFTQVETEEELKAYTEGDKKIPFLIGETFTGKDLVGIKFEQLLPYALPAENPENAFRVIAGDFVTTEDGTGIVHTSPTFGADDALVAKQATPQVPPLLVKDENGNLVPLVDLQGKFRPEMGEFAGKYVKNEYYDEGQAPEKSVDVELAIKLKEENRAFKVEKYVHSYPNCWRTDKPILYYPLDSWFIKVTEFKERMHELNKGINWKPKSTGEGRFGNWLANANDWNLSRSRYWGIPLPIWRTEEGKEEKLIGSIAELKEEMAKSVKAGFMDKDIFEGFEPGNMSEENYDLVDLHKNVVDEITLVSDSGKPMKREADLIDVWFDSGSMPYAQWHYPFENKEKVEEGERQADFIAEGVDQTRGWFYTLHAIATMIFDDVAYKNVVSNGLVLDKNGQKMSKRLGNAADPFETLAAFGPDATRWYMVSNANPWDNLKFDIEGIAEVRRKFFGTLYNTYSFFTLYANIDNFTYKEEDVPLAERPEIDRWILSELHTLIEKVDKFYADYEPTRATRAISEFVQENLSNWFVRLSRRRFWKGDYQQDKISAYQTLYTCLVEVTKLGAPVAPFFMDRLYKDLNKSTQKENFESVHLAEFSKYDEKFVDKSLERKMEKAQTISSLVLSLRKKEMIKVRQPLQRVMIPVLDEEQREEIQAVEDLIKSEVNVKELQLIDDASGLLVKQIKPNFKVLGPRFGKDMKLVVKEINKFTPEDITKIEREGNIAINLNGEMIKLASEEVEITSQDIEGWLVASSGNITVALDVSISEELKKEGIARELVNRIQNMRKDSGFEVTDTIEVTLQRDGIVEDAVNQNITYIKNETLTASLEFAEVVTEGAEVAFDDITTKMFIKKH, encoded by the coding sequence ATGAGCAATAAGTTCCCTGAATATAAAGGACTTGACTTACCAAAAGTAGCTGAGGAAATCTTAAGTTACTGGAAAGAGAACGATATTTTTGAAAAGAGCGTAACCACCCGAGAAGGGAAGGAGCCTTTCGTGTTTTTTGAAGGTCCACCTTCTGCAAACGGACTTCCGGGAATTCACCACGTAATGGCGCGAGCTATTAAGGATATTTTTTGTCGCTATAAAACCCAAAAAGGATACCAGGTAAAACGTAAAGCCGGTTGGGATACTCACGGTCTTCCGGTAGAACTTGGTGTAGAAAAAGAACTGGGGATTACCAAAGAAGATATTGGGAACAAGATTTCTGTAGAAAAGTATAATGAAGCTTGTAAAAATGCGGTAATGCGCTACACTGATGTGTGGAACGATCTTACCGAAAAAATAGGCTATTGGGTAGATATGGAAGATCCATACGTTACCTATAAATCAAAATATATGGAAACAGTTTGGTGGCTGCTTTCCGAAATTTATAAAAAAGACCTTATTTATAAGGGCTACACCATCCAGCCTTATTCTCCGAAAGCGGGAACGGGATTAAGTTCACACGAGCTCAACCAACCTGGAACTTACCAGGACGTAACCGATACAACGGTAACAGCGATGTTTAAAATTACTGATGCTTCAGCGGCTTCAGTAAAAGAGGATCTGGAAGGTGCATTTTTAATCGCCTGGACCACGACCCCTTGGACCTTGCCTTCCAACACAGCCTTAACAGTAGGGCCAAAAATCGAATATGTTTCAGTAAAAACATATAACCAGTACACTTTTGAGCCAATCACTATTTTGGTTGCAAAGGCACTGGCTAAGGCTCAATTTGATAAAAAGTTTACCCAAGTTGAAACCGAAGAGGAACTTAAAGCTTATACTGAAGGCGATAAAAAGATTCCATTTTTAATCGGGGAAACTTTTACAGGAAAGGATCTTGTTGGGATAAAATTTGAGCAATTGTTGCCTTATGCATTACCTGCAGAAAATCCTGAAAATGCTTTTCGTGTAATTGCCGGAGATTTTGTGACTACAGAAGACGGTACCGGAATTGTGCATACTTCACCAACTTTTGGTGCAGACGATGCGCTGGTAGCTAAACAAGCTACACCGCAAGTTCCGCCATTATTGGTGAAAGATGAAAATGGAAACCTTGTTCCGTTGGTAGATCTTCAGGGGAAATTTAGACCAGAAATGGGCGAATTTGCCGGGAAGTATGTGAAGAACGAATATTATGACGAAGGGCAGGCACCAGAGAAATCTGTAGACGTTGAACTTGCTATAAAACTAAAAGAAGAAAATCGTGCTTTTAAAGTAGAGAAATATGTTCACAGCTATCCAAATTGCTGGAGAACCGATAAACCTATTTTATACTATCCGTTGGATTCCTGGTTCATAAAAGTAACCGAATTCAAGGAACGCATGCATGAATTGAATAAAGGCATTAACTGGAAACCAAAGTCTACCGGTGAGGGTCGTTTTGGAAACTGGTTGGCTAATGCAAACGACTGGAATTTATCCAGAAGTCGTTATTGGGGAATTCCGTTGCCAATTTGGAGAACCGAAGAAGGGAAAGAGGAAAAGCTTATCGGTTCTATTGCAGAATTGAAAGAAGAAATGGCGAAGTCGGTTAAAGCCGGCTTTATGGATAAAGATATTTTTGAAGGTTTTGAACCCGGAAATATGAGTGAAGAAAACTACGATCTGGTAGATCTTCACAAGAACGTGGTTGATGAAATTACGCTTGTTTCAGATTCTGGCAAACCAATGAAACGCGAAGCAGATCTTATTGATGTTTGGTTCGATTCTGGTTCTATGCCTTATGCGCAGTGGCATTATCCATTTGAAAATAAGGAAAAAGTAGAAGAAGGAGAACGTCAGGCCGATTTCATAGCCGAAGGCGTTGACCAAACCAGAGGTTGGTTCTATACCCTGCACGCTATCGCTACGATGATCTTTGATGATGTAGCTTATAAAAACGTAGTTTCTAACGGACTTGTGTTAGATAAAAACGGACAAAAAATGTCTAAACGTTTGGGTAACGCCGCCGATCCGTTTGAAACTTTGGCAGCTTTTGGTCCCGATGCTACGCGTTGGTATATGGTTTCCAATGCGAACCCGTGGGATAATCTAAAATTTGATATTGAAGGAATAGCTGAGGTGCGCCGTAAATTTTTCGGGACACTTTATAATACGTATTCATTCTTCACTTTATATGCGAATATTGATAATTTCACCTATAAAGAAGAGGATGTGCCTTTAGCTGAAAGACCCGAGATAGATCGTTGGATACTTTCAGAATTGCATACACTTATAGAGAAAGTAGATAAATTCTATGCAGATTATGAACCTACCAGGGCAACCCGGGCAATTTCAGAATTTGTGCAGGAAAATCTTAGTAACTGGTTTGTGCGGTTAAGCCGAAGAAGATTCTGGAAAGGCGATTATCAGCAAGATAAAATTTCAGCATATCAAACACTTTATACCTGTTTAGTTGAAGTGACCAAACTGGGTGCACCGGTGGCGCCGTTCTTTATGGATAGGCTTTACAAAGACTTAAACAAGAGTACACAAAAAGAAAACTTTGAATCGGTACATTTGGCTGAATTTTCAAAGTATGATGAGAAATTTGTTGATAAGTCTTTAGAACGAAAAATGGAGAAAGCTCAAACCATTTCTTCATTGGTTTTATCGCTTAGAAAGAAGGAAATGATAAAAGTAAGACAACCGTTGCAAAGAGTAATGATTCCGGTGCTTGACGAAGAGCAACGTGAAGAAATTCAGGCGGTTGAAGACTTGATAAAGTCTGAAGTAAATGTAAAAGAACTTCAGCTTATAGATGATGCTTCAGGACTGCTGGTGAAGCAAATAAAACCAAATTTTAAGGTTCTTGGCCCAAGATTTGGAAAGGATATGAAGCTGGTAGTCAAAGAGATAAATAAATTCACTCCAGAAGATATTACAAAGATAGAGCGAGAAGGAAATATTGCAATAAATCTTAACGGAGAAATGATTAAATTAGCTTCTGAAGAAGTGGAAATCACTTCTCAGGATATTGAAGGCTGGTTAGTTGCAAGCAGTGGTAATATTACCGTAGCTTTAGACGTTAGTATCTCTGAGGAATTAAAAAAGGAAGGAATTGCCAGGGAATTGGTAAATAGAATACAGAATATGAGAAAAGATTCTGGTTTTGAAGTTACCGATACCATTGAAGTGACCCTACAAAGAGACGGTATTGTCGAGGATGCCGTTAACCAAAATATAACCTATATCAAGAATGAAACATTAACTGCAAGTCTCGAATTTGCAGAGGTGGTAACTGAAGGAGCCGAGGTGGCTTTTGACGATATTACCACTAAAATGTTTATTAAAAAACATTAG
- a CDS encoding TraR/DksA C4-type zinc finger protein produces MATEVKERYSDAELAEFKALIKGKIERAQEQLAIYQNAYKNDGNNGTDDTAPTFKAFEEGSETMSKEANSQLAIRQEKFIRDLKNALNRIENKTYGICRVTGKLIAKERLKLVPHATLSIEAKNMQK; encoded by the coding sequence ATGGCAACTGAAGTAAAAGAACGGTATAGCGATGCCGAATTAGCTGAGTTTAAGGCCCTGATTAAAGGCAAAATAGAAAGAGCGCAAGAGCAATTGGCTATCTATCAAAATGCTTATAAAAATGATGGAAACAACGGTACAGATGATACCGCCCCCACATTTAAAGCCTTTGAAGAAGGTAGTGAAACGATGAGTAAGGAAGCGAACTCACAATTAGCTATTAGACAGGAAAAGTTTATTCGTGATCTCAAAAATGCATTAAACCGTATTGAGAATAAAACCTACGGAATATGCCGTGTAACTGGGAAATTAATCGCAAAAGAGCGTTTAAAACTGGTGCCGCACGCTACCTTAAGTATAGAAGCTAAGAATATGCAGAAATAA
- a CDS encoding lipoprotein signal peptidase: MSLKKASIIIVLVLLIDQISKFYIKTNFSLGEEVPVFDWFRILFVENEGMAWGTKIPGEYGKLILTLFRLVAIVGIGYWLWDSVRKNGSRILITAIALIFAGAFGNIIDSVFYGIIFNDSYGQVAEFMPAQGGYGTLFHGKVVDMLYFPLWQGNLPEWIPFWGGNYFTFFEPVFNIADTAISAGVILLLLFNKRAFPKEEEDSKESSN, translated from the coding sequence ATGTCCTTAAAAAAAGCGAGTATTATTATCGTTTTGGTACTTCTAATAGACCAAATTTCAAAATTTTATATCAAAACAAATTTTTCGCTTGGCGAGGAAGTTCCGGTTTTTGATTGGTTCAGGATTTTATTTGTGGAAAATGAAGGAATGGCCTGGGGAACCAAAATTCCTGGGGAATATGGAAAGTTAATTCTTACCCTTTTTAGATTGGTTGCCATTGTTGGTATTGGCTATTGGTTATGGGATTCGGTTAGAAAAAATGGTTCCCGAATTTTAATAACCGCAATAGCCTTAATCTTCGCAGGGGCTTTTGGTAATATTATAGACTCTGTTTTCTACGGAATTATCTTTAACGATAGTTACGGCCAGGTTGCTGAATTTATGCCGGCACAAGGCGGCTACGGCACCTTATTTCACGGTAAGGTGGTAGATATGCTGTATTTCCCGTTATGGCAGGGAAATCTGCCGGAATGGATTCCTTTCTGGGGCGGAAATTATTTCACATTCTTTGAGCCGGTCTTCAATATAGCCGATACCGCAATTAGTGCAGGCGTAATTTTACTATTACTTTTTAATAAGCGTGCCTTCCCTAAAGAAGAGGAAGACTCAAAAGAAAGTAGTAACTAA
- a CDS encoding response regulator: protein MGQKVELACIIDDDKIYVNLVKKIIEIKKLSKNLLIFKNGMEAFDHFKLILENASEEKLPDIIFLDINMPVMDGWEFLNEFIKIKNNFEKKITLYVVSSSIDPRDLERAKSFNLVTDYLIKPIELKKFEKIFDRNGHAAA from the coding sequence ATGGGGCAAAAAGTAGAATTGGCGTGTATTATTGACGATGACAAAATATACGTGAATCTTGTTAAGAAGATTATTGAAATTAAAAAACTATCAAAAAATCTTCTCATTTTTAAAAACGGCATGGAAGCCTTTGATCATTTTAAATTGATCCTGGAAAATGCTTCCGAAGAAAAACTTCCAGACATTATTTTTCTTGATATCAACATGCCGGTTATGGATGGCTGGGAATTTCTAAATGAATTTATTAAGATAAAGAATAACTTCGAAAAGAAAATCACGCTGTACGTAGTAAGTTCTTCCATAGATCCTAGAGATCTCGAAAGGGCAAAATCTTTTAACCTGGTTACAGATTATTTAATCAAACCAATAGAATTGAAGAAATTCGAGAAGATTTTTGACCGCAATGGTCATGCTGCTGCTTAG
- a CDS encoding PAS domain-containing sensor histidine kinase gives MLNDLQLNSILEDFDIAYWKISLLNKEVSWSEHFNTLVGNPEFSESHFEFFLKEILHQDYRYDFRVYFDKLTEENEAFNIELKLKLSNGKYRWFECRNLKNKENNKETAVLLFVNIHQNKRDQYTIEENFFYYRETAQMTTTGGWYIDTVNKNIYWDSVTKKIIDCPLDYQPPYEEHFKFYAPEEHPVVISAFEKCEKYGIPFKVELKMRNLYKKDFWVRATGKPVYNEDQNIIGIRGVFQDINEQKINELNLQNSLDIIATQNSRLFNFAHIVSHNLRSHSSNLCLIVELLKDAKTDKDKIELIPNVMDISENLDLAINELNEIVNKQSILHKERRIVSFEKALSGVMASTSSLINRENAKIVAEFHALKEISYIPEYLESILLNLITNAIKYKHPGRKPVIYIQTYIENETCFLEVSDNGLGIDLDQYGDKMFGMYKTFHENLDSRGIGLFITKNQVETLGGSISVTSTVDVGTTFKIKF, from the coding sequence ATGCTAAACGACCTTCAATTAAACAGCATTCTTGAAGATTTTGATATCGCTTATTGGAAGATCAGCCTTCTCAATAAAGAGGTAAGCTGGTCAGAGCATTTTAATACCCTTGTAGGAAACCCTGAATTTTCTGAATCCCATTTCGAATTTTTTCTGAAGGAAATTCTGCATCAGGATTATCGCTACGACTTTAGAGTGTATTTCGATAAACTAACCGAAGAAAATGAAGCCTTCAACATTGAACTTAAACTAAAACTTAGCAACGGGAAATACCGCTGGTTTGAGTGTCGAAATCTCAAAAACAAAGAAAACAACAAGGAAACAGCTGTATTATTATTTGTAAATATCCACCAAAACAAACGAGACCAGTACACAATAGAAGAAAATTTCTTCTATTATAGAGAGACTGCCCAAATGACCACAACCGGGGGCTGGTATATAGACACGGTTAATAAGAATATTTACTGGGACTCCGTTACTAAAAAAATAATAGATTGCCCGCTAGATTACCAACCGCCATACGAAGAGCATTTTAAATTCTATGCCCCAGAAGAACATCCAGTTGTAATTTCTGCTTTTGAAAAATGTGAGAAATATGGTATTCCGTTTAAAGTAGAATTAAAGATGCGCAATCTTTACAAAAAAGATTTTTGGGTGCGTGCTACCGGAAAACCAGTTTATAATGAAGACCAGAATATTATTGGGATTCGCGGTGTATTTCAGGACATTAACGAACAGAAAATTAACGAACTTAATTTACAGAATTCTCTGGATATCATTGCTACACAAAATTCCAGGTTATTTAATTTCGCGCATATTGTTTCTCACAATTTACGGTCTCACAGCAGCAATCTTTGTTTAATTGTAGAATTGCTTAAAGATGCTAAAACCGATAAAGATAAAATTGAATTAATTCCAAATGTGATGGATATTTCTGAAAACCTGGATTTAGCTATAAATGAGCTAAACGAAATTGTAAATAAACAATCAATTTTACACAAAGAACGCCGTATAGTTTCCTTTGAAAAAGCATTAAGTGGGGTAATGGCTTCAACTTCATCCTTAATAAATCGAGAAAATGCCAAAATTGTAGCTGAATTTCACGCCCTAAAAGAAATTAGCTATATACCTGAGTATCTTGAAAGTATTTTACTAAATTTAATCACAAATGCCATAAAATATAAACATCCTGGTAGAAAACCGGTGATTTATATTCAAACCTATATTGAGAACGAAACCTGTTTTTTGGAGGTTAGTGATAATGGTTTAGGCATTGACCTGGATCAATATGGTGACAAAATGTTTGGGATGTATAAAACCTTTCATGAGAACCTGGATTCCCGGGGCATTGGACTTTTTATAACTAAAAATCAGGTAGAAACACTTGGGGGTTCAATCTCGGTAACCAGCACCGTAGATGTAGGCACTACATTTAAAATTAAATTTTAA
- a CDS encoding 5-formyltetrahydrofolate cyclo-ligase, giving the protein MNKAELRKKYKALRLELSREEIEKLSLEIANKLLELPIWEKEFYHLFLSIAEQKEIDTENILHILQGKDKNVVLSKTNIAEHKLEHFLLTDSSVIRKNRWNIPEPEGGIPIAPQQIEVVFVPLLAFDEKGHRIGYGKGFYDTFLSECKPDVIKIGLSFFEAESPFKELFSSDIPLDYCVSPNKIYRFKN; this is encoded by the coding sequence ATGAATAAAGCCGAATTACGAAAAAAATACAAAGCTTTACGTTTAGAACTTTCCAGAGAAGAAATTGAAAAATTAAGCCTGGAAATCGCTAACAAGTTGTTGGAATTACCTATTTGGGAAAAAGAATTCTACCATCTTTTTCTAAGCATTGCAGAACAGAAAGAAATTGATACCGAAAACATCTTGCATATCCTCCAGGGGAAAGATAAAAATGTAGTGCTTTCCAAGACTAATATTGCAGAGCATAAACTGGAACATTTTTTACTCACCGATAGCAGCGTGATTAGAAAAAATAGATGGAATATTCCTGAACCGGAAGGCGGCATTCCAATAGCACCGCAGCAAATAGAGGTCGTTTTTGTTCCGCTTTTGGCATTTGACGAAAAAGGTCATCGCATTGGCTACGGTAAGGGTTTTTACGATACTTTTCTAAGTGAATGCAAACCCGATGTTATAAAGATCGGCCTTTCCTTCTTCGAGGCAGAATCCCCTTTTAAAGAATTATTCAGCAGTGATATTCCTTTAGATTACTGCGTTTCTCCTAATAAAATATATAGGTTTAAAAATTAG